The following are encoded together in the Longimicrobium terrae genome:
- a CDS encoding TrbG/VirB9 family P-type conjugative transfer protein yields the protein MMRILTIALALAASGALHAQRPALDSANAQAATAEYQRTGSARVVHAGTYSMVPYGHVQPTLRCAALRVCTIELEAGERVIDSVVGDPERWVVDFAAGPDSTPLVVTKPVALPDACDQTTNLVVTTSRRIYHVTLDSPPCSGQGGSTNPDQPYHRHVKFYYPDDRLVRHHSGPAASAAQADAGGVELEEAEPGMPAGDLADLHFDYQVIPDRRFPWVPRVVYDNGQQICIRLPAEAYHSDLAVLYEVDARGGYELVHYAVRDGCILTDRVMRRMVLLIAGGQDGDPLRLLIVRRESRRGAR from the coding sequence ATGATGCGCATCCTCACAATCGCCCTCGCGCTCGCCGCCAGCGGCGCGCTCCACGCCCAGCGCCCGGCGCTGGACTCCGCGAACGCGCAGGCAGCCACCGCGGAGTATCAGCGGACGGGCAGCGCGCGCGTGGTCCATGCCGGCACCTACTCGATGGTGCCCTATGGCCACGTGCAGCCGACCCTCCGCTGCGCCGCGCTCCGGGTCTGCACCATCGAGCTCGAGGCGGGGGAGCGCGTCATCGACTCCGTGGTCGGCGACCCCGAGCGGTGGGTCGTGGACTTCGCGGCGGGACCGGATTCCACCCCGCTGGTCGTGACCAAGCCGGTGGCGCTTCCGGACGCCTGCGACCAGACCACCAATCTGGTCGTGACGACATCGCGGCGGATCTATCACGTGACCCTGGACTCGCCGCCGTGCTCCGGCCAGGGCGGAAGCACGAACCCCGACCAGCCATACCACCGCCATGTGAAGTTCTATTATCCCGACGACCGGCTGGTGAGGCACCATTCCGGGCCAGCCGCCTCCGCCGCGCAGGCTGACGCGGGTGGGGTCGAGCTCGAGGAGGCCGAACCGGGGATGCCCGCGGGCGACCTCGCCGACCTGCACTTCGACTACCAGGTCATCCCTGACCGCCGCTTCCCATGGGTGCCGCGCGTGGTCTACGACAACGGCCAGCAGATCTGTATCCGGCTTCCCGCAGAGGCGTATCACAGCGACCTCGCCGTGCTCTACGAGGTGGATGCCCGGGGCGGGTACGAGCTGGTCCACTACGCCGTCCGCGATGGATGCATCCTGACCGACCGCGTCATGCGCCGCATGGTCCTGCTAATTGCGGGGGGCCAGGACGGCGACCCGCTCCGCCTGCTGATCGTACGGCGCGAATCGCGGCGAGGTGCACGATGA
- a CDS encoding VirB8/TrbF family protein: MNAAPLSPYHAARWARDRHVEELENRIRYLRALVFILVAVTAIGVHGAVTLARQSRIVPYIVEVDRLGQTRAIGRVEEVPPPAERHIRRDLARFVEAMRTVTTDPVAQNALIDRSFTFTRGAARSYVDEYFSVPGNSPHAISRHLIRRVNVRTVRRMAGSTNTWEIGWEESEVPLRGGTATVRAWQGTARTAVIPPKDEPELLANEFSIYITDLSWAPIGEGEKIDLRDARGAMDAAADQRLREAWRAERAPRPDSASPTP, encoded by the coding sequence GTGAACGCCGCCCCACTGTCGCCGTACCACGCGGCCCGGTGGGCTCGGGACCGGCACGTGGAGGAGCTGGAGAACCGGATCCGGTACCTGCGGGCGCTCGTCTTCATCCTGGTGGCGGTCACCGCCATCGGGGTGCATGGCGCGGTAACCCTCGCCAGGCAGTCGCGGATCGTCCCCTACATCGTCGAGGTCGACCGTCTCGGGCAGACGCGGGCCATCGGCCGGGTCGAGGAGGTGCCCCCGCCGGCGGAGCGGCACATCCGGCGCGATCTCGCCCGGTTCGTGGAAGCGATGAGGACGGTGACCACGGACCCGGTCGCGCAGAACGCCCTGATCGACCGGAGCTTCACCTTCACGCGCGGCGCGGCGCGAAGCTACGTGGACGAGTACTTCTCCGTGCCGGGGAACAGCCCGCATGCGATCTCCCGCCATCTGATCCGCCGCGTGAACGTCCGCACGGTGCGGCGGATGGCCGGAAGCACGAATACCTGGGAGATCGGGTGGGAGGAGTCCGAGGTGCCCCTCCGGGGCGGCACCGCGACCGTGCGCGCGTGGCAGGGCACCGCGCGCACGGCGGTCATTCCGCCGAAGGATGAGCCGGAGCTCCTCGCGAACGAGTTCAGCATCTACATCACCGACCTCAGCTGGGCACCGATCGGCGAGGGCGAGAAGATCGACCTGCGCGACGCGCGGGGCGCGATGGACGCCGCCGCCGACCAGCGCCTCCGCGAGGCATGGCGGGCCGAGCGCGCCCCCCGCCCCGACTCCGCGAGCCCCACGCCATGA
- a CDS encoding type IV secretion system protein, which yields MKRMVGRSAVEVLGLGVAVLLPTLLAAQTGPDERVVVGIVEQFRQAASEWPQLFRPWAEMLLAALLTLEGYLSWADWQTRQIGMERMVGEAVRKLGVIALVWAFFINPLLGPDQVIALFRNIAGTVAGVRDPGALPGDLVLQGFALADVLLRAANQAIAELMTAWWEISRNLIEQGAVEEGFLGVGVLVAHLHALRILAATVLLEAVFAVLVVGVGVVVLEAGFAFIALQVVLVEIEAILLIGFGVFFAGFASFRVTAGMTEAYLKQAFVLGLRLFLTLPLAALGVKMADFWSNNLLAGVTRRTLRPEVVIDGRPVRLAIEVVYMNPITVVLVLISVCFYVYLVWAFPARYASKIADVRLNLAAAVAGKAA from the coding sequence ATGAAGCGCATGGTGGGGAGGTCCGCCGTCGAAGTTCTGGGCCTCGGCGTCGCCGTGCTGCTTCCGACGCTGCTCGCGGCTCAGACCGGCCCGGACGAGCGTGTGGTGGTCGGAATCGTCGAGCAGTTCCGCCAGGCGGCGTCCGAGTGGCCGCAGCTCTTCCGCCCGTGGGCGGAGATGCTGCTGGCGGCGCTGCTCACCCTGGAGGGATACCTGTCCTGGGCCGACTGGCAGACGCGCCAGATCGGGATGGAGAGAATGGTGGGCGAGGCCGTGCGGAAGCTCGGCGTCATCGCCCTGGTGTGGGCTTTCTTTATAAATCCGCTTCTCGGGCCCGACCAGGTGATCGCCCTGTTCCGGAACATCGCCGGAACCGTTGCGGGTGTCCGTGACCCGGGCGCGCTCCCTGGCGATCTCGTGCTGCAAGGCTTCGCGCTCGCCGACGTGCTCCTCCGGGCGGCCAATCAGGCGATCGCGGAACTGATGACGGCGTGGTGGGAGATCTCCAGGAACCTGATCGAGCAGGGCGCCGTGGAGGAGGGCTTCCTCGGAGTCGGCGTCCTGGTCGCGCACCTTCATGCGCTACGCATTCTCGCCGCGACGGTGCTCCTGGAGGCCGTCTTCGCGGTCCTCGTGGTCGGCGTCGGCGTGGTGGTGCTGGAGGCGGGATTCGCGTTCATCGCCCTGCAGGTCGTGCTCGTGGAGATCGAGGCGATCCTGCTGATCGGGTTCGGCGTCTTCTTCGCCGGCTTCGCCTCGTTCCGGGTCACCGCGGGGATGACGGAAGCCTACCTCAAGCAGGCGTTCGTGCTCGGCCTGCGCCTCTTCCTGACCCTGCCGCTCGCCGCGCTCGGGGTGAAGATGGCCGACTTCTGGTCGAACAACCTGCTCGCGGGCGTCACCCGGCGAACTCTCCGCCCCGAAGTGGTGATCGACGGCCGCCCGGTTCGGCTCGCGATCGAGGTGGTCTACATGAACCCGATCACGGTGGTGCTCGTCCTGATCTCGGTCTGCTTCTACGTCTATCTGGTCTGGGCCTTCCCGGCCCGGTACGCCTCGAAGATCGCCGATGTCCGGCTCAACCTGGCCGCCGCGGTCGCCGGCAAGGCTGCCTGA
- a CDS encoding SDR family oxidoreductase, protein MRIGISGASGQLGASTVAELVRRGGHEVVGITRSPERVTAPVEGRLGDYDRPETLAAAYEGLDRLLLIPSSEMGPGRRASQSLAAIDAAVAAGVGHIVLMSSAGTRAAEEPDIYASYWAAEQRLIRTAPRWTILRMNYYAESFLQEAQMSLAGGVLTGLGENRVAFVSREDVAAAAAGVLTSEGHAGAIYNATGPESLTGAERAALVAEASGQPFSFLMLPEAVLRQGLEGAGLPGAIVGTILSIQEKFVQGGFDIVTGDVERLAGRKPRALRELVAGAFGGR, encoded by the coding sequence ATGCGGATCGGAATCAGCGGCGCCAGCGGGCAGCTCGGCGCATCCACGGTAGCGGAACTGGTTCGCCGGGGCGGGCACGAGGTCGTCGGGATCACGCGGTCGCCGGAGCGGGTCACCGCCCCCGTCGAGGGACGCCTGGGCGACTACGACCGGCCGGAGACGCTCGCCGCCGCCTACGAGGGGCTGGACCGGCTGCTGCTCATCCCGAGTTCGGAGATGGGCCCCGGCCGGCGCGCGAGCCAGTCGCTGGCCGCCATCGACGCGGCGGTCGCGGCTGGCGTCGGGCACATCGTGCTCATGTCGTCTGCGGGCACGCGCGCGGCGGAGGAGCCGGACATCTACGCGTCGTACTGGGCCGCCGAGCAGCGGTTGATCCGGACCGCGCCGCGCTGGACGATCCTGCGCATGAATTACTATGCCGAGTCGTTCCTGCAGGAGGCGCAGATGTCGCTCGCCGGAGGCGTGCTGACCGGCCTGGGCGAGAATCGCGTGGCGTTCGTCTCACGCGAGGACGTGGCCGCGGCTGCGGCCGGCGTCCTGACGAGCGAAGGCCACGCAGGTGCGATATACAACGCGACCGGGCCGGAGAGCCTCACGGGCGCGGAGCGGGCCGCTCTGGTGGCTGAGGCGTCGGGGCAGCCGTTCTCGTTCCTGATGCTGCCCGAGGCCGTGCTCCGCCAGGGGTTGGAGGGGGCGGGGCTGCCGGGTGCAATCGTCGGAACGATCCTGTCCATCCAGGAGAAGTTCGTGCAGGGCGGCTTCGACATCGTTACCGGCGACGTCGAGCGCCTGGCGGGGCGGAAGCCACGGGCGCTTCGGGAGCTTGTTGCGGGTGCGTTCGGGGGGCGCTGA
- a CDS encoding DoxX family protein — protein MPAVTLNVPARRSRALHVTLWIVQVLLAVFFLMAGANHGLKPIAEAAQSSPWITGVPVWLARFIGFAELAGAVGLVLPAATRVMPWLTPLAAAGLAVIMALAVPFHVTRGEAGVIAFNIIPALLAAFVAWGRTTRVPIAPRSSRA, from the coding sequence ATGCCCGCTGTCACGCTGAACGTACCCGCTCGCCGGAGCCGCGCGCTCCATGTCACGCTCTGGATCGTCCAGGTGCTCCTGGCGGTCTTCTTCCTGATGGCCGGCGCCAATCACGGCCTGAAGCCAATCGCCGAGGCCGCACAGTCGTCGCCGTGGATCACGGGTGTTCCCGTGTGGCTCGCCCGCTTCATCGGGTTCGCGGAGCTCGCCGGGGCCGTCGGCCTCGTACTTCCCGCGGCCACGCGGGTGATGCCGTGGCTCACGCCGCTGGCGGCGGCCGGTCTGGCCGTGATCATGGCGCTTGCGGTGCCCTTCCACGTGACGCGCGGCGAGGCCGGCGTCATCGCCTTCAACATCATCCCCGCGCTGCTCGCCGCCTTCGTGGCGTGGGGACGCACCACGCGGGTGCCGATCGCGCCGCGGTCATCACGCGCCTGA
- a CDS encoding VirB3 family type IV secretion system protein: protein MENLKESSVVQALLRPPLFLGVPRWFLSVELVLIVCAWMGAGMHWSSWVVTGVVFLLLHPFVAWKSRDNPWAVAMFISYIRRPVLYGNRQMLGGPSGRPSRAHP from the coding sequence ATGGAGAACCTGAAGGAGTCGTCCGTCGTCCAGGCGCTGCTCCGGCCGCCGCTCTTCCTGGGCGTGCCGCGCTGGTTCCTGTCCGTGGAACTCGTACTGATCGTCTGCGCGTGGATGGGTGCGGGGATGCACTGGTCCAGCTGGGTGGTCACGGGCGTGGTGTTCCTGCTCCTTCACCCGTTCGTCGCGTGGAAGTCGCGCGACAACCCCTGGGCGGTGGCGATGTTCATCTCGTACATCCGCCGCCCCGTCCTGTACGGCAACCGCCAGATGCTGGGAGGGCCGTCCGGCCGCCCTTCCCGCGCGCATCCTTGA
- a CDS encoding TrbI/VirB10 family protein, with amino-acid sequence MNQRARARQTMPAEGEDSTAVAIDARDEPAPERAAWADPVQARQLAGDTLPAVPGTPTAVDAGEYVPLGRELQSGEDAENGERDGRGSGGDVSFPVAEGSGAAAPVGAITDAPPLTPADVRRAAYQRAVASRRLRVGARAESAGAESGDTTATSPAPWSGSGSEQVGEGAAGELRPYGAAEIEEDRRAAEKAGEQLSEPAARAGSVPDGAARATFASFSTRPCRRGERVLSAGMVITATLASSINSEAAGPVLARIGRDVYDAALRCVILPAGSLLVGRYPEGLGPGGERLVVVWEQVVLGDGRTWMLPSLPAADRQGRMGIAGDVDRRTREILEAAALLSAFGAAIAYASPAEGQAAGGGPGGYPAAPSAGDRATSAATEPFRNAGTRLLDRAAGIRPVLGTGPGEPITVIVPRNVDLDRPAAPPPADSAVSRAAPAAADA; translated from the coding sequence ATGAACCAGCGCGCTCGGGCTCGCCAGACGATGCCGGCGGAGGGCGAGGACTCGACCGCCGTCGCGATCGATGCCCGCGACGAGCCCGCCCCGGAGCGCGCCGCGTGGGCGGATCCCGTGCAGGCGCGCCAGCTGGCCGGCGACACGCTTCCCGCGGTGCCCGGGACACCCACCGCTGTCGACGCGGGAGAGTACGTGCCGCTCGGGCGGGAGCTGCAATCCGGGGAAGATGCAGAGAATGGCGAGCGCGACGGTCGGGGGAGCGGCGGTGACGTATCATTCCCCGTTGCCGAGGGATCCGGGGCAGCCGCGCCGGTAGGCGCGATCACGGATGCCCCGCCCCTTACGCCGGCGGACGTCCGCCGGGCGGCGTACCAGCGCGCGGTGGCGTCACGCCGCCTGCGGGTCGGTGCCCGCGCGGAGTCCGCGGGAGCGGAATCCGGAGACACCACGGCTACAAGCCCGGCGCCGTGGAGCGGGAGCGGTTCGGAGCAGGTCGGGGAAGGCGCCGCGGGGGAGCTGCGGCCCTACGGCGCGGCCGAGATCGAGGAGGACCGCCGCGCTGCCGAAAAAGCAGGGGAACAGCTGAGCGAGCCGGCCGCTCGAGCCGGCTCCGTGCCGGACGGGGCAGCGCGGGCGACGTTCGCCTCTTTCTCCACCCGGCCGTGCCGGCGGGGCGAGCGCGTGCTCTCGGCCGGAATGGTGATCACCGCTACGCTCGCCAGCAGCATCAACAGCGAGGCCGCCGGGCCGGTGCTGGCCCGGATTGGCCGGGACGTCTACGACGCGGCCCTGCGCTGCGTGATCCTGCCCGCGGGCTCGCTGCTCGTGGGGCGCTATCCGGAAGGCTTGGGCCCGGGTGGGGAGCGACTCGTCGTGGTGTGGGAGCAGGTCGTGCTCGGCGACGGGCGCACGTGGATGCTCCCGTCGCTCCCGGCCGCCGACCGGCAGGGGCGGATGGGGATCGCGGGCGACGTGGACCGGCGAACGCGTGAGATTCTGGAGGCCGCCGCGCTTCTTTCCGCCTTCGGAGCCGCGATCGCCTACGCGTCGCCCGCCGAGGGTCAGGCTGCGGGGGGAGGGCCCGGTGGATATCCGGCGGCGCCGTCCGCCGGGGACCGGGCCACGAGCGCGGCCACGGAGCCCTTCCGAAATGCGGGCACGCGGCTGCTGGACCGGGCGGCCGGGATCCGGCCGGTGCTCGGGACGGGTCCGGGTGAGCCCATCACCGTCATCGTTCCCCGCAACGTGGATCTGGACCGTCCGGCCGCACCGCCGCCGGCGGACTCCGCGGTGAGCCGCGCGGCGCCGGCCGCGGCGGATGCCTGA
- a CDS encoding RNA polymerase sigma factor — translation MTGNPRILDSSVRPHAAMTDEQLWARFTTIGCEASLAILHDRYFDPLHAWIRRCGVRDEARAADLFQDVWVRLTNNRDRFDPSKKWGTWAFHIAKNIAKNEGRRLKRRFVAPEADFRLKDDETAQVRSAVSTSLPEEMMRERQLEEKLASVVAELTPEQRTIFTLRFVEGRSNEEVSTLLGIPLSALKAKAKRVRLKVLTQMGDFLDGA, via the coding sequence ATGACGGGAAATCCGCGTATCCTCGATTCGTCCGTGCGCCCGCACGCCGCGATGACCGATGAACAACTCTGGGCCCGGTTCACGACGATCGGCTGCGAGGCGAGTCTCGCGATTCTCCACGACCGCTACTTCGACCCGCTGCATGCCTGGATCCGGCGCTGCGGCGTACGCGATGAGGCGCGCGCCGCGGACCTGTTTCAGGACGTCTGGGTCCGGCTGACGAACAACCGCGACCGGTTCGATCCATCCAAGAAGTGGGGCACCTGGGCGTTCCACATCGCCAAGAACATCGCGAAGAACGAGGGCCGGCGGCTGAAGCGGCGCTTCGTCGCTCCCGAGGCCGACTTCCGATTGAAGGACGACGAGACGGCGCAGGTCCGAAGCGCCGTCTCGACGAGCCTGCCGGAGGAGATGATGCGAGAGCGCCAGCTCGAGGAGAAGCTGGCGTCCGTCGTCGCGGAGCTGACGCCCGAGCAGCGCACGATCTTCACGCTCCGTTTCGTGGAGGGCCGCTCGAACGAGGAAGTGTCCACCCTGCTGGGCATCCCGCTGAGCGCCCTTAAGGCCAAAGCCAAGCGGGTGCGCCTCAAGGTGCTCACCCAGATGGGCGATTTTCTGGATGGGGCGTAG
- a CDS encoding type IV secretory system conjugative DNA transfer family protein: MSAEPNGRAPLLTRERAAGGPTPLHALVMVGMLTVLGAMMGTTQWIASGFGYDPRLGRPIFAVPEEERIWFGWAALLVLGLALRMLKNREAWPRVPMLLLAAGLLAVLWEGPLYHPARILEWWPQLRSRPESEPVLLQARVIAALLSAFVGAAGFVAVRPARVRAASDSHGSAAWGTGDEFRATEAEAEELHRGGGLGAKLLLGRHDDGSLLVHSETSGHLLTVATTRSGKGIGTVLTNGLGYAGSMLFTDPKAECFFVTAEHRRNRLGHAVHVFDPFGVTLLEGQNPHGMRAFFNPMRMIPTFGPEGRLALVRARVLTETLILESKGENAFWDRLARQVGTGFILYIAVQFDSKRTQENAFPVVTPFGRDLLTLRFLTSLSSDDFQAVLAHMSISDHPEVRRVANVLLGADERTRQNIMTSVQSQLAFLDAPQMAEVLAEFVPDTLGRHSRPNPLPHADLSRIKMPGVRMTVYLVIPPSFLEAYAGWGRLMIVAINDIVTRTTAPPDLPVVAILDEFANWGKIDAVRRGVSLVGGYGIRYWLIVQDLQQVEDVYGKAWGTMFANASVKQLFGTSDLRTAKELSELTGDATIYSDSGNEGRSTDSAGWIGKGKSFGSNMAEKGRKLLLPDEVLGMARSKQLLLVRGHRPLYVDKLDYLDMPEVRGLYAPNPMY, from the coding sequence ATGAGCGCGGAACCCAACGGCCGGGCACCCCTCCTGACCCGGGAACGGGCGGCAGGCGGGCCGACGCCGCTGCATGCGCTGGTCATGGTCGGCATGCTCACCGTGCTCGGGGCGATGATGGGGACCACGCAGTGGATCGCCTCCGGGTTCGGATACGATCCGCGGCTCGGCCGGCCCATCTTCGCGGTGCCCGAGGAAGAGCGGATCTGGTTCGGGTGGGCCGCCCTGCTCGTGCTCGGGCTGGCGCTCCGGATGCTGAAGAATCGCGAGGCCTGGCCGCGGGTTCCGATGCTGCTGCTCGCCGCCGGGCTTCTCGCCGTGCTGTGGGAGGGGCCTCTCTATCACCCCGCGCGGATCCTCGAGTGGTGGCCGCAGCTCCGAAGCCGGCCGGAGTCCGAGCCCGTCCTCCTCCAGGCCCGCGTCATTGCCGCGTTGCTCTCGGCCTTCGTTGGCGCGGCCGGATTCGTCGCGGTACGGCCGGCGCGGGTTCGAGCCGCCAGCGATTCGCACGGCTCTGCCGCCTGGGGAACCGGGGATGAATTCCGCGCCACCGAAGCCGAAGCCGAGGAGCTTCACCGCGGGGGCGGGCTCGGGGCCAAGCTCCTGCTGGGCCGGCACGACGACGGCTCGCTGCTCGTGCATTCCGAAACCAGCGGTCATCTCCTGACGGTCGCCACGACGCGCTCAGGGAAGGGCATCGGCACGGTGCTGACCAACGGGCTCGGGTACGCCGGATCGATGCTGTTTACCGATCCGAAGGCGGAGTGCTTCTTCGTCACCGCCGAGCACCGCCGAAACCGGCTGGGGCACGCGGTCCATGTGTTCGATCCCTTCGGGGTCACGCTGCTGGAGGGACAGAACCCGCACGGGATGCGGGCGTTCTTCAATCCCATGCGGATGATCCCGACTTTCGGACCCGAGGGCCGACTGGCGCTCGTGCGGGCCCGCGTGCTCACCGAAACGCTGATCCTGGAATCCAAGGGGGAGAACGCCTTCTGGGACCGGCTGGCACGGCAGGTGGGCACCGGGTTCATCCTCTACATCGCCGTACAGTTCGATTCCAAGCGGACTCAGGAGAACGCCTTTCCCGTGGTGACGCCGTTCGGACGGGATTTGCTGACGCTTCGGTTCCTGACCTCGCTCTCGTCGGATGACTTTCAGGCCGTGCTGGCGCACATGAGCATCTCCGATCACCCGGAGGTGCGCAGGGTCGCCAACGTCCTTCTCGGGGCGGATGAACGCACGCGCCAGAACATCATGACCAGCGTGCAGTCGCAGCTCGCGTTTCTGGACGCGCCCCAGATGGCGGAGGTTCTCGCCGAGTTCGTTCCCGACACGCTGGGGCGTCACTCTCGCCCTAATCCGCTCCCGCACGCGGACCTGTCGCGGATCAAGATGCCCGGGGTGCGGATGACCGTGTATCTGGTCATTCCCCCGTCGTTCCTGGAAGCGTACGCTGGCTGGGGACGGCTGATGATCGTGGCGATCAACGACATCGTCACGCGGACGACCGCGCCGCCTGATCTTCCGGTCGTGGCGATTCTGGACGAGTTCGCGAACTGGGGGAAGATTGACGCGGTCCGGCGGGGCGTGTCGCTGGTTGGCGGCTACGGCATTCGGTACTGGCTGATCGTGCAGGATCTGCAGCAGGTCGAGGACGTGTATGGGAAGGCGTGGGGGACGATGTTTGCCAACGCGTCGGTGAAGCAGCTGTTCGGCACGTCCGACCTCCGGACCGCCAAGGAGCTCTCGGAGCTGACCGGCGACGCTACGATCTACAGCGACAGCGGGAATGAGGGTAGGAGCACGGACAGCGCCGGCTGGATCGGGAAGGGCAAGAGCTTCGGCAGCAACATGGCGGAGAAAGGACGGAAGCTTCTGCTCCCGGACGAAGTTCTGGGCATGGCGCGCAGCAAGCAATTGCTTCTTGTTCGCGGGCATCGGCCGCTCTACGTGGATAAGCTGGACTACTTGGATATGCCGGAAGTGCGTGGGTTGTACGCTCCAAATCCGATGTACTGA
- a CDS encoding ATPase, T2SS/T4P/T4SS family translates to MVRDPLRVQADESASIRAQRILGEAFMALWDDPGVRELYVNADGRVWMDRGGAGRQATGLILGEVAVLKFLGVIAAFRKETLTSERPSLQGAMPDVRFHGARLQGYIPPRAPGPGFNLRKHAGEVFPLESYLERGAISFADYDLLLESIDLRRNVLIAGGTATGKTTFLVALIDAITRRWPAERLLIVEDTPEIRCSAPDVVLYRTRPGEAMGPVINREAMRLSPDRIVCGEFRDRAAYYAADLWTTGHDGGAATMHAGTAEGALERMELLMLDGRRGSYAKLIARAVDAVVVLKRGEVGGRVADLALMDGLDSRGRFRLTRPRAGAPFRRTER, encoded by the coding sequence GTGGTTCGCGATCCACTGCGGGTTCAGGCCGACGAATCGGCCAGCATCCGCGCGCAGCGGATCCTCGGGGAGGCGTTCATGGCCCTGTGGGACGATCCCGGCGTGCGCGAGCTCTACGTAAACGCGGACGGCCGGGTGTGGATGGATCGCGGCGGCGCGGGCCGGCAGGCGACGGGGCTCATCCTCGGGGAAGTGGCGGTTCTCAAGTTCCTCGGCGTCATCGCGGCCTTCCGGAAGGAGACCCTGACGTCCGAGCGGCCCTCCCTCCAGGGCGCCATGCCCGACGTCCGCTTCCACGGCGCCCGCCTCCAGGGCTACATCCCGCCGCGCGCACCCGGACCCGGCTTCAACCTGCGGAAGCACGCGGGTGAGGTGTTCCCGCTGGAAAGCTACCTGGAGCGGGGGGCGATCTCGTTCGCGGACTACGACCTCCTGCTGGAGTCGATCGACCTCCGGCGGAACGTCCTGATCGCGGGAGGGACGGCGACGGGGAAGACGACCTTCCTCGTAGCCCTGATCGACGCGATCACCCGGCGCTGGCCCGCGGAGCGCCTCCTGATCGTGGAGGACACGCCGGAGATCCGCTGCTCCGCTCCCGACGTGGTGCTCTACCGCACGCGTCCGGGGGAGGCGATGGGGCCGGTGATCAACCGGGAGGCGATGCGCCTGTCTCCCGACCGGATCGTGTGCGGCGAGTTCCGGGACCGCGCCGCCTACTACGCGGCGGACCTCTGGACGACTGGCCACGACGGGGGCGCGGCCACCATGCACGCCGGCACCGCCGAGGGTGCGCTCGAAAGGATGGAGCTCCTGATGCTCGACGGACGCAGGGGCTCGTACGCGAAGCTGATCGCACGCGCGGTAGACGCCGTCGTGGTGCTGAAGAGAGGCGAGGTCGGCGGGCGCGTCGCCGACCTCGCCCTGATGGACGGCCTCGACAGCCGGGGCCGGTTTCGCCTCACACGCCCCCGGGCGGGGGCCCCATTCAGGAGAACGGAACGATGA
- a CDS encoding LLM class flavin-dependent oxidoreductase, producing MTQESGKAFELGVYTFGNTPRTADGGSGSTAQAIRDALEAVHLAEEVGLDFFGFGEHHTRSMPISSPTSLVNAAAASTRRIKLGTTVTVLSTDEPVRVFQQLATAAAIAPGRIEVVAGRGSSAITFPIFDFEERDYDVLFSSKLELLLALNRDDRVTWSGAHRRRPLEDVLIVPRPEQPLRIWLGTGGSPESVMRAVELGVPMFLGILGGTPEHWAQYGRAYRAAWTEAGHPADAAAVAVAVHGFVGENDREAKATYLEHELRMFQTGSAEIGRPGRAPAGRGRDMERGGMVFAGGPDEVAERILHLHDLLGHSRQILQMDVGGMPHATFLKSIELLGTRVLPLVRKALEGR from the coding sequence ATGACCCAGGAATCCGGGAAGGCGTTCGAGCTTGGCGTCTACACGTTCGGCAACACACCCCGAACCGCGGACGGCGGCTCCGGCAGCACCGCACAGGCGATCCGCGACGCGCTCGAAGCAGTGCACCTCGCCGAGGAGGTCGGCCTCGACTTCTTCGGCTTCGGCGAGCACCACACGCGCTCGATGCCGATTTCCTCACCGACGTCGCTCGTCAACGCCGCGGCTGCGTCGACCCGCAGGATCAAGCTCGGCACCACGGTCACGGTCCTGTCCACCGACGAGCCCGTCCGGGTGTTTCAGCAGCTGGCGACGGCGGCGGCCATCGCGCCCGGCCGCATCGAGGTCGTGGCCGGCCGCGGATCGTCCGCGATCACCTTTCCGATCTTCGATTTCGAAGAGCGCGACTACGACGTGCTCTTCAGTTCCAAGCTCGAGTTGCTGCTCGCGCTCAACCGCGACGATCGCGTGACTTGGAGCGGCGCGCACCGGCGCCGCCCGCTCGAAGACGTGCTCATCGTCCCCCGTCCGGAGCAGCCGCTGCGGATCTGGCTGGGAACCGGCGGCAGCCCGGAGTCGGTGATGCGCGCCGTCGAGCTCGGGGTGCCCATGTTCCTCGGCATCCTGGGCGGGACCCCGGAGCACTGGGCGCAATACGGCCGCGCCTACCGCGCGGCCTGGACCGAGGCGGGCCACCCCGCGGATGCGGCGGCCGTCGCCGTGGCGGTGCACGGGTTCGTCGGCGAGAACGATCGCGAGGCGAAGGCAACGTATCTCGAACACGAACTCCGGATGTTCCAGACGGGTTCGGCGGAGATCGGGCGCCCGGGACGGGCACCGGCGGGGCGGGGGCGCGACATGGAGCGGGGCGGGATGGTGTTCGCCGGCGGACCGGACGAGGTCGCCGAGCGCATCCTTCACCTGCATGACCTCCTCGGCCACTCGCGGCAGATCCTGCAGATGGACGTCGGGGGCATGCCGCACGCCACCTTTCTCAAGAGCATCGAGCTGCTCGGCACCCGGGTCCTCCCGCTGGTCCGCAAAGCGCTCGAAGGGCGATGA